In a genomic window of Deinococcus roseus:
- a CDS encoding class I SAM-dependent methyltransferase yields the protein MPDLIRRIATALDRISLGNISLDDQYRTPRGLMGLLVGQDMLRQHAPEIHWTFSLLKLCGTEQVLEIGSGPGLLLGKMAREMKTGRVFGLDVSDSMVNLSRWRNLMQVLGGQLRVQEGDAAALPYSAHQFDCIVSVHCLYFWQDPLRVLQECLRVLKPEGKLVLTFMPKRRWPNGGVGSTCQVFSEEELVELILQAGFSGAEVVSGETHFRECAVIARP from the coding sequence ATGCCCGACCTCATCCGACGTATTGCCACTGCCCTGGACCGCATTTCACTGGGGAACATCTCCCTGGACGACCAGTACCGCACCCCCAGAGGCCTGATGGGTCTGCTGGTCGGACAGGACATGCTCAGACAGCATGCCCCCGAAATCCACTGGACCTTTTCATTGCTGAAGCTGTGTGGCACAGAGCAGGTGCTGGAAATCGGATCAGGACCGGGACTCTTGCTGGGCAAAATGGCAAGGGAAATGAAAACGGGCAGGGTGTTCGGGCTGGATGTTTCTGACAGCATGGTCAACCTGTCCCGCTGGAGGAACCTCATGCAGGTGCTGGGCGGGCAACTTCGGGTGCAGGAGGGAGATGCTGCAGCTTTGCCTTATTCGGCACACCAATTTGATTGCATCGTCAGCGTGCACTGCCTGTACTTCTGGCAGGACCCGCTCAGGGTGCTGCAGGAATGCCTGCGGGTGCTCAAACCCGAAGGAAAACTGGTGCTGACCTTCATGCCAAAACGCCGCTGGCCCAATGGGGGTGTAGGATCCACCTGTCAGGTGTTCTCAGAAGAAGAACTGGTGGAATTGATCTTGCAGGCCGGATTTTCTGGTGCAGAAGTGGTCTCCGGAGAAACGCATTTCAGGGAATGCGCAGTGATCGCGAGGCCCTGA
- a CDS encoding cupin domain-containing protein: protein MNHLHARIIRAHQGQTINSHLEDVQLKLTGIDTDGSYTLGLVTTQVGGSIPPHLHHREDELLILLQGELECLTSAGWQTAHPGDVVFFPSGVMHAYRNVSTTPSKHWVIANPAGVEAFYQQLAPLLNPIPSLSHLSTLSRDYGIEFMGALEDQ, encoded by the coding sequence ATGAACCATCTCCATGCCCGCATCATCCGAGCCCACCAGGGGCAAACCATCAACAGCCACCTGGAAGACGTGCAACTCAAACTCACTGGCATTGACACCGATGGCAGCTACACCCTGGGTCTGGTGACCACCCAGGTGGGGGGGAGCATTCCTCCGCACCTGCACCACCGGGAAGACGAACTCCTGATTTTGCTGCAGGGAGAACTGGAATGCCTGACCAGTGCAGGCTGGCAGACCGCGCACCCGGGTGACGTGGTGTTTTTCCCTTCAGGGGTGATGCATGCCTACCGCAATGTCTCCACCACCCCCTCCAAACACTGGGTGATTGCCAACCCTGCAGGGGTGGAGGCCTTCTACCAGCAACTGGCCCCCCTCCTGAACCCCATCCCCAGCTTGAGCCACCTCTCCACCCTCAGCCGGGATTACGGCATTGAATTCATGGGTGCCCTGGAGGACCAGTGA
- a CDS encoding glycosyl hydrolase family 18 protein, with the protein MSQSIKTRWICATLTGMLLLASCGQKTPPVQQTPKLTLQTQSVSSPIKVSFELHQSWYGGFIGKVKLQNLTAQPVSGWQVEFKMDGGATAKNPVWGAAGNLQTQADGSYLLTPNTWGGASIPAGSTIEAFFMGDGVFSTVSGCLINRLSCTPAADTENPTVTVSSNTSHLTRAGSVKITASAQDNVGISKVAFFRNGVKVAEDSNAPYEHLDGFNTSAQNGTYQYSATAYDGSGNQGSSETTSVQVEIPTGGPVPTTRTFVGYFPAWVAVENFHPDRIPSFYTHLVLSFGAPDMTYVHGSENVRQAGLMFWSWYGGNDRISQTLKQNIQLLQARGQKVMLAVGGATAGLGQWSAFNVNSLKAFVEDYNLDGVDVDLELFDQCHGTIQTEFSCNNNYDLLTASVINQIKGAMPDRIVSIAAGSVGAYTPGGPYGNEPGWQEMKGFSHRIFQQAGHNIDLINIMAYDARSALQPTHTFDAYKHYRDIGWTSASISLGLEVPKEGWGGGTLGMNQSDVTRLQGIKPASLGEELVNLAPHYNVQDITQHMLDHSNPGDGMMLWHVIKTDPYAELTDAEKQNTDLVNFLKQTPTASTIATKVCQMLYATSNCTETYNAHVPHW; encoded by the coding sequence ATGTCACAAAGCATCAAAACCAGATGGATCTGCGCCACCCTCACCGGAATGCTGCTGCTGGCCAGCTGCGGCCAGAAAACCCCTCCCGTTCAGCAGACTCCAAAACTGACCCTGCAAACCCAGAGTGTCAGCAGCCCCATCAAAGTCAGCTTTGAGCTTCACCAGAGCTGGTACGGCGGTTTCATCGGGAAGGTGAAGCTGCAGAACCTCACTGCCCAGCCGGTCAGTGGCTGGCAGGTGGAGTTCAAAATGGATGGAGGGGCCACCGCCAAGAATCCTGTTTGGGGTGCAGCGGGCAACCTGCAAACCCAGGCAGACGGTTCTTACCTGCTCACACCCAACACCTGGGGCGGGGCCAGCATCCCTGCTGGAAGCACCATTGAAGCCTTCTTCATGGGGGATGGGGTCTTCAGCACGGTCAGCGGGTGCCTGATCAACAGACTGTCCTGCACTCCCGCAGCAGACACTGAAAACCCCACCGTGACGGTCAGCAGCAACACCAGCCACCTGACCCGCGCTGGCAGCGTGAAAATCACCGCCAGTGCCCAGGACAACGTGGGTATCAGCAAGGTGGCCTTCTTCCGCAACGGGGTGAAAGTCGCAGAGGACAGCAATGCCCCCTATGAACATCTGGATGGGTTCAACACCAGCGCCCAGAACGGCACCTACCAGTACAGTGCCACCGCCTATGACGGCTCAGGCAACCAGGGCAGCAGCGAAACCACCAGCGTGCAGGTGGAGATCCCCACCGGTGGACCTGTTCCCACGACCCGCACTTTTGTGGGGTACTTCCCGGCCTGGGTGGCCGTGGAGAACTTCCACCCGGACCGCATCCCCAGCTTCTACACCCACCTGGTGCTGTCTTTTGGTGCGCCAGACATGACCTACGTGCACGGCTCCGAGAACGTGCGTCAGGCCGGGCTGATGTTCTGGTCCTGGTATGGCGGCAACGACCGCATCTCCCAGACTTTAAAGCAGAACATCCAGCTCCTGCAGGCCAGAGGCCAGAAGGTGATGCTGGCTGTGGGAGGCGCCACCGCAGGTCTGGGCCAGTGGTCTGCTTTCAATGTGAACAGCCTGAAAGCCTTCGTGGAAGACTACAACCTGGATGGCGTGGATGTGGACCTCGAACTGTTCGACCAGTGCCACGGCACCATCCAGACGGAATTCTCCTGCAACAACAATTACGACCTGCTGACCGCCAGTGTGATCAACCAGATCAAAGGGGCCATGCCCGACAGAATTGTCAGCATTGCCGCAGGCAGCGTGGGCGCTTATACACCGGGTGGTCCTTATGGCAACGAGCCTGGCTGGCAGGAGATGAAAGGCTTCTCCCACCGCATTTTCCAGCAGGCCGGGCACAACATCGACCTGATCAACATCATGGCCTACGATGCCCGCAGTGCCCTGCAACCCACCCACACCTTCGATGCCTACAAGCACTACCGGGACATCGGGTGGACCAGTGCCAGCATCTCCCTCGGTCTGGAAGTGCCCAAGGAAGGCTGGGGGGGCGGAACCCTCGGCATGAACCAGAGCGACGTAACCCGACTGCAAGGCATCAAACCTGCCTCCCTGGGCGAGGAGCTGGTGAACCTGGCCCCCCATTACAACGTGCAGGACATCACCCAGCACATGCTGGACCACAGCAACCCCGGAGACGGCATGATGCTCTGGCACGTCATCAAAACCGATCCTTACGCTGAGCTTACAGATGCTGAGAAACAGAACACCGACCTGGTGAACTTCCTCAAGCAAACCCCCACGGCCAGCACCATCGCCACCAAGGTGTGCCAGATGCTCTACGCCACCTCCAATTGCACAGAGACCTACAACGCCCACGTGCCACACTGGTAA
- a CDS encoding copper homeostasis protein CutC, protein MHFEVCVESLEGALAARRGGATRIELCSSLIEGGLTPSAGLIREVKRHCGLPVHVMVRPRSGDFLYTGPELEVMLSDIEFCHFAEVDGLVFGALDSQGEVDVQAMQQLVRAAGNLPVTFHRAFDVCRTPVRALEQLLALGVRRILTSGQQKTAFEGRQLIAALERQARGRIILLAGSGVSPQNVLALLQETRVREIHFSARSGAPSHPVQVREHLKFGVSEEHWVTSEENVRAVVRAVLGQ, encoded by the coding sequence ATGCACTTTGAAGTCTGCGTGGAAAGCCTGGAAGGGGCGCTTGCTGCCCGGCGGGGAGGGGCCACCCGCATTGAGCTGTGTTCCAGCCTGATTGAGGGTGGACTCACGCCCAGTGCGGGCCTGATCCGGGAGGTGAAGCGGCATTGTGGGCTCCCGGTGCATGTGATGGTGCGGCCCAGAAGCGGGGATTTTCTGTACACGGGGCCTGAGCTTGAGGTGATGCTTTCGGACATCGAGTTCTGCCACTTTGCAGAGGTAGACGGTCTGGTGTTCGGGGCACTGGACAGCCAGGGGGAGGTGGATGTGCAGGCCATGCAGCAGTTGGTGCGGGCAGCTGGAAACCTGCCAGTGACCTTTCACCGGGCGTTTGATGTGTGCAGGACTCCAGTTCGTGCGCTGGAGCAACTTTTGGCGCTGGGGGTCAGGCGCATTCTGACGTCCGGGCAGCAAAAGACGGCTTTTGAAGGAAGGCAATTGATTGCTGCGCTGGAACGGCAGGCCAGAGGACGCATCATTCTGCTGGCGGGCAGCGGGGTCAGTCCCCAGAATGTGCTGGCCTTGCTGCAGGAAACCCGGGTGAGGGAAATCCATTTCAGTGCCAGATCGGGTGCGCCCAGCCATCCGGTGCAGGTTCGGGAGCACCTGAAATTCGGGGTTTCGGAGGAGCACTGGGTGACTTCTGAAGAGAATGTGCGGGCTGTGGTGCGGGCTGTGCTGGGGCAATAA
- a CDS encoding response regulator produces the protein MVRVLLVDDHDVVRTGLKMYFSLDPEIEVVAEASNGQEALERIPECQPDVVIMDLMMPVMDGVKATRELRKLHPGIEVLALTSALEEHRIHAAIEAGAIGYMLKDAGAETLVEAIHAAARGEVRLHPEAAKRLVREFRSPQMRENLTGKETLILQLIARGLTNKNIAEQLEVSETTIKTHVSSLLSKLNLNSRTQAALYALKHNIASLD, from the coding sequence ATGGTGCGGGTGCTGCTGGTCGACGACCACGATGTGGTGCGGACAGGCCTCAAGATGTACTTCTCCCTGGACCCTGAAATTGAAGTGGTGGCCGAGGCCAGCAATGGCCAGGAAGCCCTGGAAAGAATCCCCGAATGTCAGCCTGACGTGGTGATCATGGATCTGATGATGCCCGTGATGGACGGGGTGAAAGCCACCAGAGAGCTGCGCAAACTGCACCCTGGCATTGAGGTGCTGGCCCTCACCAGCGCCCTGGAAGAACACCGCATCCACGCCGCCATTGAAGCCGGAGCCATCGGATACATGCTCAAAGACGCAGGAGCAGAAACCCTGGTGGAAGCCATCCACGCCGCTGCCAGAGGAGAGGTGCGTCTGCACCCCGAAGCTGCAAAGAGACTGGTGCGGGAATTCCGCAGCCCACAAATGCGCGAAAACCTGACAGGGAAGGAAACCCTGATTTTGCAACTGATTGCACGGGGCCTCACCAACAAGAACATCGCAGAGCAGCTGGAGGTCAGTGAAACCACCATCAAAACCCACGTGTCCAGCCTGCTCAGCAAACTCAACCTGAATTCCCGCACCCAGGCGGCGCTGTACGCCCTGAAGCACAACATTGCCTCGCTGGACTGA
- a CDS encoding DUF4097 family beta strand repeat-containing protein — protein sequence MKQISDQNPMQNPVKTPALEHRPDPRVTRILISLLVMVAGAALLKTTVQVNPASNSLLNQDFQEPLAGLQQASLTFRTESTDLHIEGGNTSGLLEATYSGPKGASIERNGSTRGSTADLRFEEHYPRGFRAPFSFGYYAPKLQVNLSDQIPLQLAASTASGDLNLQLEQLQLSGLKASTVSGDLNLTLPEASEMEVHLKSTSGEVQVGTEAEQERSASSTGTFESSTISGNQKLDLKDTHFRHILVTANSGDLAVQLPASNRLKSEVRSISGDQVVELDGLSKGTLTLLSTSGDITLTLPENINAEISTATVSGDVYPDGFVQRSGGIYQLGNGPAELTIQIKTVSGDVHLSTQGGF from the coding sequence ATGAAACAGATTTCCGATCAGAACCCCATGCAAAATCCCGTGAAAACCCCTGCCCTAGAGCACCGCCCTGACCCCCGCGTGACCCGCATCCTGATCAGCCTTCTGGTGATGGTCGCCGGAGCCGCCCTGCTGAAAACCACCGTGCAAGTCAACCCCGCCAGCAACAGCCTGCTGAATCAGGACTTTCAGGAACCCCTGGCCGGACTGCAACAGGCCAGCCTGACCTTCCGCACCGAAAGCACCGATCTGCACATCGAAGGCGGAAACACTTCTGGGCTGCTGGAAGCCACCTACTCTGGACCCAAAGGGGCCAGCATCGAACGCAATGGAAGCACCAGAGGCAGCACGGCAGACCTGCGTTTTGAGGAGCATTACCCCAGAGGTTTCCGTGCCCCCTTCTCATTCGGGTATTACGCTCCCAAATTGCAGGTGAACCTCTCAGACCAGATTCCCCTGCAACTGGCGGCCAGCACCGCCTCCGGCGACCTGAATTTGCAACTGGAGCAACTGCAACTCTCTGGTCTGAAAGCCAGCACCGTCTCTGGAGACCTGAACCTCACCCTCCCAGAAGCATCCGAAATGGAGGTGCACCTGAAAAGCACCAGCGGAGAAGTGCAGGTGGGCACCGAAGCCGAACAGGAACGCAGTGCGTCCAGTACCGGAACTTTTGAGTCCAGCACCATCAGTGGCAACCAGAAGCTGGACCTGAAAGACACCCACTTCCGGCACATCCTGGTGACCGCAAACTCGGGTGACCTGGCCGTGCAGCTTCCTGCCAGCAACCGCCTGAAAAGCGAAGTGCGCAGCATCTCCGGAGATCAGGTGGTTGAATTGGATGGTCTCTCAAAAGGCACCCTCACCCTGCTGAGCACCAGCGGAGACATCACCCTGACCCTCCCCGAGAACATCAATGCTGAAATCAGCACCGCAACGGTCTCAGGAGATGTGTACCCCGATGGATTCGTGCAACGCAGCGGCGGCATCTACCAGCTGGGCAACGGCCCCGCCGAACTGACCATCCAGATCAAAACCGTCTCAGGAGACGTGCACCTCAGCACCCAGGGAGGCTTCTGA
- a CDS encoding sensor domain-containing protein: protein MMSVQSNPNPSGPLSGYFAELFSLMSYQRMLYLLCSFPLGILYFVVMVTGFSLGLGMLVLVLGFPIFMGTFWLILRFADSERAMAGLLGQRLHREKPLIQASGFMGWARATLSDAGTYKALLYALLKFPLGILSFVVLVTLLSLSVGLLFLPVSQIFYPLPIYFGTSPVEMTPLNWVLWEVVAVAFTVLSFSLINLLAEGWMLLNQALLTDYGEAKQAQQEVQALKNTSSAVAYSGSLEDTLSHIAGQGMQALAASALALTVKEGSSWSVGASRNLPTPFVRAFPEARPRLSLPQDLLQGRAHIEKNYLTSWKQDTLLEVLVQDLPDGSLVTVPMMYQSELLGQLHAFYRRGSTPTQRELEFMAALADQGAVAIETSQLIERVQAQASQQERQRLARELHDSVAQALYGITLGAKTAKGWLERDSEKVKESLDYAIQLAEGGTAEMKALLFSLREDALDEGGLCEALARLAHAMKVRYGLQIHTELPSEPSIPAARKHAVYRIAQEATHNAVKHARATEMTLTFKATALGWELDIQDNGKGFDLAETAGGTLGLKSMRERAEVLSGTLTISSQPGQGTRIHLAFPL from the coding sequence ATGATGAGTGTGCAGTCCAACCCCAATCCTTCTGGCCCCCTGAGTGGCTATTTTGCTGAACTGTTCAGCCTGATGAGTTACCAGCGCATGCTGTATTTGCTGTGCAGCTTTCCGCTGGGCATCCTGTACTTTGTGGTGATGGTCACCGGCTTCTCGCTGGGCCTTGGCATGCTGGTGCTGGTGCTGGGTTTTCCCATCTTCATGGGCACCTTCTGGCTGATTTTGCGCTTCGCTGACAGTGAAAGGGCCATGGCGGGCCTGCTGGGCCAGCGCCTGCACCGCGAAAAACCCCTGATTCAGGCCTCGGGTTTCATGGGATGGGCCAGGGCCACCCTCAGCGATGCCGGGACCTACAAGGCCCTGCTATACGCCCTGCTGAAATTCCCCCTGGGCATCCTGTCTTTTGTGGTGCTGGTGACCCTGCTGTCCCTCAGTGTGGGGTTGCTGTTTCTGCCGGTGTCCCAGATTTTCTACCCCTTGCCCATCTATTTTGGCACCAGCCCTGTGGAAATGACCCCCCTGAACTGGGTGTTGTGGGAAGTGGTGGCCGTGGCTTTCACGGTGCTGTCGTTCAGCCTGATCAACCTGCTGGCAGAAGGCTGGATGCTGCTGAACCAGGCCCTGCTCACCGATTACGGTGAGGCGAAACAGGCCCAGCAGGAAGTGCAGGCCCTGAAAAACACCAGCAGTGCCGTGGCCTACAGCGGTTCCCTGGAAGACACCCTGTCCCACATTGCAGGTCAGGGCATGCAGGCCCTTGCGGCCTCTGCACTGGCCCTCACCGTCAAAGAAGGCAGCAGCTGGAGTGTGGGCGCTTCCCGCAACCTTCCCACTCCTTTTGTGCGGGCCTTCCCAGAAGCCCGTCCCAGGCTTTCCTTGCCCCAGGACCTCCTTCAGGGCCGTGCCCACATCGAAAAGAATTACCTGACCTCCTGGAAACAGGACACCCTGCTCGAAGTGCTGGTGCAGGACCTCCCGGATGGCAGTCTGGTCACGGTGCCCATGATGTACCAGTCGGAACTGCTGGGGCAACTCCACGCTTTCTACCGCCGTGGCAGCACGCCCACCCAGCGGGAACTGGAATTCATGGCAGCGCTCGCCGATCAGGGGGCCGTCGCCATCGAGACCTCACAGCTGATCGAACGGGTGCAGGCCCAGGCCTCCCAGCAGGAACGCCAGCGGCTGGCCCGCGAACTGCACGACTCGGTGGCGCAGGCGCTGTACGGCATCACCCTGGGGGCCAAAACCGCCAAAGGCTGGCTGGAACGCGATTCCGAAAAAGTCAAGGAAAGCCTGGATTACGCCATCCAGCTGGCAGAAGGGGGCACTGCTGAAATGAAAGCCCTGCTGTTCAGCCTGCGGGAAGATGCCCTGGATGAAGGAGGCCTCTGCGAAGCCCTCGCCCGGCTGGCCCACGCCATGAAAGTGCGTTACGGCCTGCAGATCCACACCGAACTTCCCTCTGAACCCTCCATCCCGGCTGCACGCAAACACGCCGTGTACCGCATTGCCCAGGAAGCCACCCACAACGCCGTCAAACATGCCCGGGCCACCGAGATGACCCTCACCTTCAAAGCAACCGCACTGGGCTGGGAACTGGACATTCAGGACAACGGCAAGGGCTTTGACCTTGCAGAGACTGCTGGAGGCACCCTGGGACTGAAGAGCATGCGTGAACGGGCCGAGGTTCTTTCTGGCACCCTCACCATCTCCAGCCAGCCCGGACAGGGCACCCGCATTCACCTCGCATTTCCCCTCTAA
- a CDS encoding ABC transporter ATP-binding protein has product MTSNSGKSDPAKTEKADLGTQWKDLKATLILVWETAPGQAFLLVLLSVVQAFLPAASLWVSKLLLDAVTAAISRDLNNLTQLIEILLLQVGIGIVGSLLSTWQGLVRELFADSLQNRISRKILSKASELEVERFENAETYDALQNAYREVGSRPLGVLTQVISLGQALITLASISALMSRLGWAILPLVLLATVPTVWVSSKFGMEGYRMIRRRTHDARVQNYLGSILTSDTLVKEVRLFHFEPYLLNRWQEYYQKFRAQMVPLVRTRSLWGLFASVFSALVIAYATYLILRRAVDGQITVGDFSLFILGISQVQGQFSTLLNGFSSLYQNVVYMRNLFEFLELPARDLDAGQDFTGTIDSLEFQQVSFRYPFTDRDILRGVSFRIEKGHALALVGENGAGKTTIVKLLTRLFEPTSGCILINGQDARTFSIRSLQQAMSIIFQDFGQYQMTVSENIALSDQGIALQPERIAGAAETAGAHFIETLPGQFETQLGRLFTGGRQLSGGQWQRLALARLYYRKASLLVFDEPTAALDANAEFEVVEALRKEAHSRITVIISHRFSTVRLADHIIVLENGVITESGSHSELLAQGQTYAHMYSLQARGYQG; this is encoded by the coding sequence GTGACCTCGAATTCAGGCAAATCTGACCCGGCCAAAACGGAAAAGGCAGATCTGGGGACCCAGTGGAAGGACCTGAAAGCCACCCTGATCCTGGTGTGGGAAACCGCGCCGGGTCAGGCTTTCTTGCTGGTTCTGCTCAGCGTGGTGCAGGCGTTCCTTCCTGCAGCCAGCCTGTGGGTCTCCAAACTCCTGCTGGATGCAGTGACCGCAGCGATCTCCAGAGACCTCAACAACCTGACACAACTCATCGAGATTTTGCTGTTGCAGGTGGGGATTGGCATTGTGGGCAGCCTGCTTTCCACCTGGCAGGGACTGGTGCGGGAACTCTTTGCAGACAGCCTGCAAAACCGCATCTCCCGCAAGATCCTCAGCAAGGCCAGCGAACTGGAAGTTGAGCGCTTTGAGAATGCCGAAACCTACGACGCCCTGCAAAACGCCTACAGGGAGGTGGGTTCCAGACCCCTGGGGGTGCTCACGCAGGTGATCTCTCTTGGGCAGGCCCTGATCACCCTGGCTTCCATCAGTGCCCTGATGTCCCGTCTGGGCTGGGCCATTTTGCCCCTGGTCTTGCTGGCCACGGTGCCCACCGTGTGGGTGTCCAGCAAATTCGGGATGGAAGGTTACCGCATGATCCGCCGCCGCACCCACGATGCACGGGTGCAGAATTACCTGGGCAGCATCCTCACTTCAGACACGCTGGTCAAGGAGGTGCGGCTCTTTCACTTCGAGCCTTACCTGCTGAACCGCTGGCAGGAGTACTACCAGAAATTCCGGGCCCAGATGGTGCCCCTGGTGCGCACCCGCAGCCTGTGGGGCCTTTTTGCCTCCGTGTTTTCTGCGCTGGTGATTGCTTACGCCACCTACCTGATTTTGCGGCGGGCGGTGGATGGACAGATCACCGTGGGGGATTTCTCGCTGTTCATTCTGGGGATCAGCCAGGTGCAGGGGCAGTTCTCCACGCTGCTGAACGGATTTTCCAGCCTGTACCAGAACGTGGTTTACATGCGCAACCTCTTTGAGTTTCTGGAGCTCCCTGCCCGTGATCTGGATGCCGGTCAGGATTTCACAGGCACCATCGACAGCCTGGAATTCCAGCAGGTCAGTTTCCGCTACCCGTTCACGGACAGGGACATCCTGAGAGGGGTGAGTTTCCGCATCGAGAAAGGCCACGCGCTGGCTCTGGTGGGGGAGAACGGGGCAGGGAAAACCACCATCGTGAAGCTGCTGACCCGCCTCTTTGAACCCACCTCGGGGTGCATCCTGATCAATGGGCAGGATGCCCGCACCTTCAGCATTCGCAGTTTGCAGCAGGCCATGAGCATCATCTTTCAGGACTTTGGGCAGTACCAGATGACCGTCAGTGAGAACATCGCCCTCAGTGACCAGGGGATTGCTCTGCAACCAGAGCGCATTGCTGGTGCTGCAGAAACCGCTGGAGCCCACTTCATTGAAACCCTGCCGGGCCAGTTTGAGACCCAGCTGGGGCGGCTTTTTACCGGGGGCCGTCAGCTTTCCGGGGGGCAATGGCAGCGCCTGGCCCTCGCCCGCCTGTATTACCGCAAAGCCTCCCTGCTGGTCTTCGATGAGCCCACCGCTGCACTGGATGCCAACGCAGAATTTGAAGTGGTGGAAGCCCTCAGAAAAGAAGCCCATTCCCGCATCACCGTAATCATCTCCCACCGCTTCAGCACCGTGCGACTGGCCGACCACATCATCGTGCTGGAAAACGGGGTCATCACCGAAAGCGGTTCCCACAGCGAACTTCTGGCCCAGGGTCAGACCTACGCCCACATGTACAGTTTGCAGGCCAGGGGCTACCAGGGGTGA
- a CDS encoding NAD(P)/FAD-dependent oxidoreductase, translating into MTETQLYDTIIIGGGPAGLTAALHLAFHKRKVLVIDRRTGPLWYTTTPLWNVPGFIGKPGVTIQKTLLKEAQEAGAESVKDSVVSVSGTEGNFTVTGEKGTYQARTLLLATGVARHHPLVNGDFEPWFKYAAKGNTYYCPDCESPELLGQDVVVIEGRNPNGAVSQATYLAEFASRVRLLLTGPTEFKPEWEEKRKKLGFEVIHGSIQDVDGAKGKVNALILDDGTRLEADAYYVSNPKFPRNDLAVQLGAETGQRGHILTGPRGQVRKAGGHDHDFIAGVWAAGDVQPQTQQVTIAMGSGNKAAVMIDQHLTHEHVRQLGKQPIQVGTDD; encoded by the coding sequence GTGACCGAAACCCAGCTTTATGACACCATCATCATCGGAGGAGGTCCTGCAGGACTGACTGCCGCACTGCACCTCGCCTTCCACAAAAGAAAAGTGCTGGTGATTGACCGCCGCACCGGACCCCTCTGGTACACCACCACACCTTTGTGGAACGTTCCCGGATTCATTGGAAAGCCCGGAGTGACCATCCAGAAAACCCTGCTGAAAGAAGCCCAGGAAGCCGGAGCAGAAAGTGTGAAAGACAGTGTTGTTTCTGTCTCTGGCACCGAAGGCAACTTCACCGTGACCGGAGAAAAAGGCACCTACCAGGCCAGAACCCTGCTGCTGGCCACCGGAGTGGCCCGTCACCATCCGCTGGTGAATGGGGATTTCGAGCCCTGGTTCAAATATGCTGCCAAGGGCAACACCTATTACTGCCCCGACTGCGAATCTCCCGAACTGCTGGGTCAGGATGTGGTGGTCATCGAGGGCCGCAACCCCAATGGTGCAGTGTCCCAGGCCACTTACCTTGCAGAATTTGCTTCACGGGTGCGTTTGCTGCTCACCGGACCCACCGAATTCAAACCCGAATGGGAAGAGAAACGCAAGAAACTGGGCTTTGAGGTGATCCACGGATCCATTCAGGACGTGGACGGTGCAAAAGGCAAGGTCAACGCCCTGATTCTGGACGATGGCACCCGCCTGGAAGCCGACGCTTACTATGTCTCCAACCCCAAATTCCCCAGAAACGATCTGGCGGTGCAACTCGGGGCTGAAACTGGGCAGAGGGGGCACATCCTCACGGGACCCCGTGGACAGGTGCGCAAGGCGGGCGGGCACGACCATGACTTCATTGCGGGCGTGTGGGCGGCGGGGGACGTGCAGCCGCAGACCCAGCAGGTCACCATCGCCATGGGATCGGGCAACAAGGCTGCCGTGATGATCGACCAGCACCTCACCCATGAGCATGTGCGGCAACTGGGAAAACAGCCCATCCAGGTCGGCACCGACGACTGA
- the trpA gene encoding tryptophan synthase subunit alpha — MNRIQNAFDQAKKEGRAAFIPYLPAGYPSKTQFVKDALELLQHADLMEIGLPYSDPLGDGPTIQRATEKALRQGFTMLDFFESIREVRKHTEKALLVMTYYNPILAWGEEAFIRDVKAAGIDGLILPDLPPDEADTLIPLAEKHDVKLTFLIAPTSTAERVQVVARACTGFVYAVSVVGVTGARSGEALYEVPDLVKLARKHTSIPVAVGFGVSDRASAAKVASVADGVVVGSAFINTIEKGGDLSSLARNIVDGTYKAS, encoded by the coding sequence ATGAACCGCATTCAGAACGCCTTTGATCAGGCCAAAAAGGAAGGCCGTGCTGCCTTCATCCCCTACCTGCCCGCCGGATACCCCAGCAAAACCCAGTTCGTGAAAGACGCCCTGGAGCTGCTGCAACACGCAGACCTGATGGAAATTGGCCTCCCATACTCTGACCCCCTCGGAGACGGCCCCACCATCCAGCGCGCCACCGAAAAAGCGCTGCGTCAGGGTTTCACCATGCTGGATTTCTTCGAGTCCATCCGGGAAGTGCGCAAGCACACCGAAAAAGCCCTGCTGGTCATGACCTACTACAACCCCATCCTGGCCTGGGGCGAAGAAGCCTTCATCCGGGACGTCAAAGCTGCAGGCATCGATGGCCTGATCCTGCCTGACCTTCCCCCGGACGAAGCCGACACCCTGATTCCTCTCGCCGAGAAGCATGACGTGAAACTCACCTTCCTGATTGCCCCCACCAGCACCGCCGAGCGCGTTCAGGTGGTCGCCCGTGCCTGCACCGGCTTCGTTTACGCCGTCAGTGTGGTGGGCGTGACCGGAGCCCGTTCTGGAGAAGCCCTCTACGAGGTGCCCGATCTGGTCAAACTCGCCAGGAAGCACACCAGCATTCCTGTGGCTGTGGGCTTCGGGGTCAGCGACCGGGCCAGTGCCGCCAAAGTCGCAAGTGTGGCAGACGGGGTGGTGGTGGGCAGTGCCTTCATCAACACCATCGAAAAAGGCGGAGACCTCTCCAGCCTGGCCCGCAACATCGTGGATGGAACGTACAAAGCGTCCTGA